The proteins below are encoded in one region of Rhododendron vialii isolate Sample 1 chromosome 7a, ASM3025357v1:
- the LOC131334683 gene encoding putative disease resistance protein At3g14460, whose product MAGEALLGAAFSVLLERLTSPELVKFFLGRKHDERLLKKLKLKLLGLNKVLNDAEDKQITHRAVKEWLDELKDAVYHAEDLVDEIATEALRCKVEAENQSGPNQVQSLISSFSKLFDVEIESKLERMIDVLEDFMKEKDVLGLREVGGRNWSQTRLPTTSLVDESCVYGRENDKEEIMKLLLSDGESSNGIDVIPVVGMGGVGKTTLAQLLYNDGRLDGHFVKKAWVCVSDVFDVSRVTLAIVEAVTEKACDTKDPNLLAVKLKESLSGKRFLIVLDDVWNENYDNWNALMTPFRFGAQGSKIIITTRNESVASIMQTVPIHGLQKLPEEDCWKLFSKLAFEKGDCNAHPNLERIGKEIVKKCNGLPLAVKTLGGLLRSQRDLKDWNNILESAIWELSEEKSNILPALRLSYHYLPSHLKRCFAYCSTFFKDYEFNMEELVSIWIAEGFLEKPKNNKTVEEEGYECFRELLSRSFFQRSNANDSLYVMHDLVHDLAQYVMGDFCYRLEDGNPHGIAEKVRYFSFVRSRFCSFEKFKEIREATCLRTFLPFKGRGELIKLSKKVVDEILPRLTRLRLLSLSEYGIGELPYSIGNLIHLRFLDLSRAQIRELPESVCTLYNLETLLLFKCDLLTTLPADLVKLISLRHLDLSGTNLKEMPMNISRLKDLQQLTVFVVGKCTGISELGEFHCLRGTISISGLQNVESGNDALEAKMSEKKHLEKLALEWNSTIEDSQNARDVLEKLEPHKTLKHLEIKNYGGTRFPTWLGDQSFCNMVSLHLEKCENCFSLPPLGQMPSLKELTIARMPGITNVGHEFYGESGSLSKPFQSLETLRFEKMSGWVNWCILDAGEFSRLQKLEVSDCPKLIGHLPTNVPSLARLKIVDCPELVASLSRTTSISSLVLKQCQGVQSEWQSVSSVEKLEISGFESLKEFASELVTLTNLKELKIENSSLCVPISEEISQCSMFLERLTLDSCESLKSLQLGLFPKLQSLGIMDCKNFETLLIPDGIVLENVTLLEKLTISNCNNMLSFPCGGLPAPNLSSLILYRCEKLKALPEQMHTLLSSLQSLELSRCPEIESFPEGGLPSKLGHLKIWNCKKLVGGRREWGLQTLPSLTSFSLWGESEDVLESFPEDGLLPPTLTFLHFGDLQNLKSLNKRGLQLLGSLECMCFFICPQLQSFTVERLPTSLLELYVSGCPLLKPRCRRKEGEDWHKIAHIPFITINDEVISE is encoded by the coding sequence atggcagGAGAAGCACTTCTCGGGGCTGCATTTTCAGTGCTGCTCGAGCGTTTGACTTCCCCCGAGCTCGTCAAGTTCTTCCTTGGTCGAAAGCATGACGAAAGGCTCCTCAAGAAGCTGAAGTTGAAGTTGCTTGGACTTAACAAGGTGCTCAATGATGCAGAGGACAAGCAGATCACTCATCGAGCTGTGAAAGAATGGCTGGATGAGCTTAAAGATGCCGTTTACCACGCCGAAGACTTAGTGGATGAGATTGCTACTGAGGCTTTGCGGTGCAAGGTGGAAGCTGAGAACCAAAGTGGCCCAAACCAGGTACAGTCTCTGATCTCGTCCTTCAGTAAATTATTTGACGTTGAGATAGAGTCCAAGTTAGAGAGGATGATTGATGTATTAGAAGAttttatgaaagaaaaagacGTACTTGGTTTGAGAGAAGTTGGTGGACGGAATTGGTCCCAAACCAGGTTGCCAACAACTTCTTTGGTGGATGAATCTTGTGTTTATGGACGGGAGAATGACAAGGAAGAGATAATGAAATTGTTGCTCTCAGATGGAGAAAGTAGTAATGGGATAGATGTGATTCCGGTTGTTGGAATGGGTGGGGTGGGCAAGACCACCCTTGCTCAACTTTTGTACAACGATGGTAGATTGGATGGGCACTTTGTTAAGAAAGCATGGGTATGTGTCTCTGACGTATTTGATGTTTCAAGGGTCACACTAGCAATTGTTGAGGCAGTCACTGAGAAGGCTTGTGATACAAAGGACCCAAACTTGCTTGCGGTCAAGCTGAAGGAATCATTGAGTGGGAAAAGGTTTCTTATTGTCTTGGATGATGTTTGGAACGAGAACTATGACAATTGGAATGCCTTGATGACTCCTTTCAGATTTGGAGCACAAGGGAGTAAGATTATCATTACAACGCGCAATGAGAGCGTTGCATCTATCATGCAAACAGTTCCTATTCATGGTTTGCAGAAATTACCAGAGGAAGATTGTTGGAAATTGTTTTCCAAACTTGCATTTGAGAAGGGAGATTGCAATGCACATCCTAACCTTGAAAGGATTGGTAAGGAGATAGTGAAAAAATGTAACGGTTTGCCTTTAGCTGTAAAAACATTGGGTGGTCTTTTGCGCTCCCAACGAGATCTCAAGGATTGGAACAACATACTGGAGAGTGCCATATGGGAGTTATCAGAGGAGAAGAGCAATATCCTTCCAGCATTAAGATTGAGCTATCATTATCTCCCCTCGCATTTAAAAAGATGTTTTGCATACTGTTCCACATTTTTTAAGGACTATGAATTCAACATGGAGGAATTAGTCTCAATTTGGATAGCAGAAGGTTTTTTGGAGAAGCCCAAGAATAATAAGACAGTGGAAGAAGAAGGTTATGAGTGCTTCCGCGAATTGCTTTCAAGGTCATTTTTTCAGAGATCAAATGCTAATGATTCTTTGTATGTCATGCATGATCTTGTTCATGATTTAGCTCAATATGTGATGGGAGATTTCTGTTATAGGCTAGAGGATGGCAACCCACACGGTATTGCTGAAAAGGTGCGTTATTTCTCATTTGTTCGAAGTAGATTTTGTAGTTTTGAGAAGTTCAAGGAAATAAGGGAGGCTACGTGTTTAAGAACTTTCCTACCATTCAAGGGTAGAGGTGAATTAATCAAGTTGAGCAAAAAGGTTGTGGATGAGATTTTGCCAAGATTGACACGTTTACGGCTGCTGTCGCTGTCGGAATATGGGATTGGAGAATTGCCATATTCAATTGGCAATTTGATACATCTACGCTTTTTGGACCTTTCTCGGGCCCAAATCAGGGAGTTGCCAGAATCAGTTTGTACACTGTACAATTTAGAAACATTGTTGTTATTTAAATGTGATCTTCTAACAACATTACCGGCAGATCTTGTAAAACTGATTTCATTGCGTCACCTTGATTTAAGCGGAACCAACTTAAAAGAGATGCCAATGAATATAAGTAGGTTGAAAGATCTCCAACAATTAACTGTTTTTGTAGTAGGAAAGTGCACAGGTATTAGCGAGTTGGGAGAGTTCCATTGCCTTCGCGGGACAATCTCCATCTCAGGATTGCAAAATGTAGAAAGCGGCAATGATGCGTTGGAAGCAAAAATGAGTGAGAAAAAGCATCTTGAAAAGCTAGCGTTGGAATGGAATAGCACTATAGAGGACTCACAGAATGCAAGAGATGTACTTGAAAAGCTAGAGCCTCATAAAACCTTGAAGCACCTTGAGATAAAAAACTATGGAGGCACAAGATTTCCTACTTGGTTAGGAGATCAATCGTTTTGCAATATGGTGTCGTTACATTTGGAGAAATGTGAGAATTGCTTTTCCTTGCCACCACTCGGCCAAATGCCCTCTTTGAAAGAGCTTACCATTGCAAGGATGCCAGGAATAACAAATGTGGGCCATGAATTTTATGGAGAGAGTGGATCTTTAAGCAAACCGTTTCAGTCGCTCGAGACTCTGCGTTTTGAGAAAATGTCGGGTTGGGTGAATTGGTGTATATTAGACGCTGGAGAGTTCTCTCGGCTTCAAAAGCTTGAGGTTAGCGACTGTCCCAAGCTGATCGGACACTTACCGACGAATGTTCCTTCTCTGGCGAGACTTAAGATAGTGGACTGCCCAGAGCTTGTGGCTTCACTCTCAAGGACTACTTCTATAAGCAGTCTAGTGTTGAAGCAATGCCAAGGGGTACAGTCGGAGTGGCAAAGTGTGTCTTCTGTTGAAAAACTGGAGATTTCAGGCTTTGAAAGCTTGAAGGAATTTGCAAGCGAGCTGGTAACGCTAACAAATCTGAAGGAGCTGAAGATAGAGAATTCAAGTCTCTGTGTCCCAATATCTGAGGAGATCAGCCAGTGCAGTATGTTCCTTGAAAGGCTGACCTTGGATAGCTGTGAGAGCCTCAAATCCCTCCAACTAGGTTTATTCCCAAAGCTTCAATCTCTGGGAATCATGGATTGTAAAAATTTTGAGACCCTGTTGATTCCGGATGGCATTGTGCTCGAAAATGTGACATTACTTGAGAAACTTACCATCAGTAATTGCAATAATATGTTATCTTTTCCCTGCGGAGGATTACCTGCTCCAAATCTGTCTTCTTTGATTCTCTATCGTTGTGAGAAACTGAAGGCTCTGCCAGAACAAATGCACACCCTCCTTTCGTCTCTTCAGTCGTTAGAGTTATCCAGATGTCCAGAAATTGAGTCTTTTCCGGAAGGGGGTCTGCCCTCCAAATTGGGTCATCTTAAAATCTGGAATTGCAAGAAACTTGTCGGTGGCCGAAGAGAATGGGGTTTGCAAACACTACCCTCTCTCACAAGCTTTTCACTGTGGGGTGAATCCGAAGATGTGTTGGAGTCGTTCCCCGAGGATGGGCTGCTGCCCCCCACTCTTACATTTCTCCACTTCGGAGATCTGCAGAATCTCAAATCACTCAACAAAAGGGGCCTTCAACTTCTTGGCTCTCTCGAATGCATGTGTTTTTTCATTTGCCCTCAGCTCCAATCCTTTACGGTAGAGAGATTACCCACTTCTCTCTTAGAGCTGTATGTTAGCGGCTGTCCATTGCTGAAGCCTCGTTGCCGCaggaaggaaggagaagacTGGCATAAGATTGCTCACATCCCTTTCATAACTATCAATGATGAAGTAATCAGTGAATAA
- the LOC131332596 gene encoding putative disease resistance RPP13-like protein 1, producing the protein MDAAMVGEALLGAVVGVLVDRMASKEFINFFRGRKHDERLLKKLEETMVELNKVLNDAENKQFTDQRVRRWLDEVKDAVYDVEDLVDEIATEDLRSKAEAYYPRGKKRLRDNSLISTFARCFDRGGTKYSKLEEMIGELDQFVGKAKDVLGLREVAGRYWSQTRLPSTSVVDESCVYGRENDKEEIMKLLLCDGESSNGLDVIPIVGMGGVGKTTLAQLVYNDGRLNGRFVKKAWVCVSDVFDISRVTLAIVEAVTEKACDTKDPNLLALKLKESLSGKKFLIVLDDVWNENYDNWNALMTPFRFGAHGSKIIVTTRNDGVASIMQTGIPIHRLHELPEEDCWELFSQHAFEKGDCNQHPNLERIGRKIVRKCKGLPLAAKTLGGLLRTQRDVKDWNNILESAIWELSEEKSNILPALRLSYHYLPSHLKRCFAFCSIFIKDYEFDMKELVSIWIAEGFLVKSKNNKIVEEQGYECFRELLSRSFFQRSNANNSLFVMHDLFHDLAQYVMGDFCYRLEDGKPHGIAEKVRHFSYVPRRFVGFEMFEEIREAKCLRTFLPLKHRYYSKSLSKKWLSKKVVDEILPRLTRLRLLSLRNCGIKELPHSIGDLIHLRFLDLSQAQIKELPESVCTLYNLETLLLVDCGHLTTLPGDLVKLISLRHLDLTGTNIKEMPVNISRLKDLQQLTVFVVGKCTVISELGEFHCLHGTISISGLQNVKSGNEAKEAKMREKKHLDKLALEWFGSTEDSQNARDVLEKLEPHTNLKHLAIKNYGGTRYPTWLGDQLFCNMASLRLDNCNNCFSLPPLGQLPSLKELTIASMPGITNVGHEFYGDSGSLNKPFQSLETLLFKKMSRWVNWCILDAGEFSQLKKLEVINCPKLRHLPTKLPSLVELKIPNCPKLVASLPNTTSIRRLELQECQGMQLQWQGVSSVEDLTISGFASLEEFPSELVTLTNLKSLSVWNCPRLYVPLSDEMSHCNMLLESLSLQRCESLKSIPLGLFPKLRSLEIVGCKNMLSFPGRGLPASNLKDLLVMDCEKLKALPEQMHTLLPSLEILTLISCPEIESFPERSLPSKLYFLTIHSCKKLIGGRRDWGLQALPSLTMFSLNGESEDVLESFPEEGLLPPTLTYLGIKDLRNLKSLNEMALQPLVSLKRMTIADCPQLQSLSVERLPTSLSELEIQDCPLLKPRCRREEGEDWHKIAHIPLVTIDGEPIMD; encoded by the coding sequence aTGGATGCAGCCATGGTTGGAGAAGCACTTCTTGGCGCTGTAGTTGGAGTGCTGGTTGACCGTATGGCTTCCAAGGAGTTCATCAACTTCTTCCGGGGTCGAAAGCATGACGAAAGGCTCCTCAAGAAGCTAGAGGAGACCATGGTTGAACTCAATAAGGTGCTCAATGATGCAGAGAACAAGCAGTTCACTGATCAACGTGTGAGACGTTGGTTAGACGAGGTTAAAGATGCTGTCTACGACGTCGAAGACCTGGTGGATGAGATCGCTACCGAGGATTTGCGGAGCAAGGCGGAAGCCTATTACCCAAGAGGCAAAAAAAGGTTACGAGATAATTCCCTGATCTCGACTTTCGCTCGGTGTTTCGACCGTGGTGGTACGAAGTACTCCAAGTTAGAGGAAATGATCGGCGAGTTAGACCAATTCGTCGGGAAAGCTAAAGACGTACTTGGTTTGAGAGAAGTTGCTGGACGGTATTGGTCCCAAACCAGGTTGCCATCCACTTCTGTGGTGGATGAATCCTGCGTTTATGGACGGGAGAATGACAAGGAAGAGATAATGAAATTGTTGCTCTGTGATGGAGAAAGTAGTAACGGGCTAGATGTGATCCCGATTGTCGGGATGGGTGGGGTGGGCAAGACCACCCTTGCTCAACTTGTGTACAACGATGGCAGATTGAATGGGCGCTTTGTTAAGAAAGCATGGGTATGTGTCTCTGACGTATTTGATATTTCAAGGGTCACACTAGCAATTGTTGAGGCAGTCACTGAGAAGGCTTGTGATACAAAGGACCCAAACTTGCTTGCGCTCAAGCTGAAGGAATCATTGAGTGGGAAAAAGTTTCTTATTGTTTTGGATGACGTTTGGAACGAGAACTATGACAATTGGAACGCTTTGATGACTCCATTCAGATTTGGAGCACACGGGAGTAAGATTATTGTTACAACACGCAACGACGGTGTTGCGTCTATCATGCAAACAGGCATTCCTATTCATCGTTTGCATGAATTACCAGAGGAAGATTGTTGGGAGTTGTTTTCCCAACATGCATTTGAGAAGGGAGATTGCAATCAACATCCTAACCTTGAAAGGATTGGTAGGAAAATAGTGAGAAAATGTAAAGGCTTGCCTTTAGCCGCAAAAACACTGGGTGGTCTTTTGCGCACCCAACGAGATGTTAAGGATTGGAATAATATACTGGAAAGTGCCATATGGGAATTATCAGAGGAGAAGAGTAACATCCTTCCAGCCTTAAGATTGAGCTATCATTATCTCCCCTCCCATTTGAAAAGATGTTTTGCTTTCTGTTCCATATTTATTAAGGATTATGAATTCGACATGAAGGAATTAGTCTCAATTTGGATAGCAGAAGGTTTTTTGGTGAAGTCCAAGAATAATAAGATAGTGGAAGAACAAGGTTATGAGTGTTTCCGGGAATTGCTTTCAAGGTCATTTTTTCAGAGATCAAATGCGAATAATTCTTTGTTTGTCATGCATGATCTTTTTCATGATTTGGCTCAATACGTGATGGGAGATTTCTGTTACAGGCTAGAGGATGGCAAGCCACACGGTATTGCTGAAAAGGTACGTCATTTCTCTTACGTTCCACGTAGATTTGTTGGCTTTGAGATGTTTGAGGAAATTAGGGAGGCCAAGTGCTTAAGAACTTTTCTACCATTAAAGCATAGATATTATTCGAAGTCGTTGAGCAAGAAGTGGTTGAGCAAAAAGGTCGTGGATGAGATTTTGCCAAGATTGACCCGCTTACGACTGTTATCGCTGAGGAATTGCGGGATTAAGGAATTGCCTCATTCAATTGGCGATTTGATACATCTACGCTTTTTGGACCTTTCTCAGGCCCAAATCAAAGAGTTGCCAGAATCAGTTTGTACGCTTTATAACTTAGAAACATTGTTGTTAGTTGATTGTGGTCATCTTACAACTTTACCTGGAGATCTTGTAAAACTGATTTCATTGCGTCATCTTGATTTAACCGGAACTAACATAAAAGAGATGCCAGTGAATATAAGTAGGTTGAAAGATCTCCAACAATTAACTGTTTTTGTAGTAGGAAAGTGCACAGTTATTAGCGAGTTGGGAGAGTTCCATTGCCTTCACGGGACAATCTCCATCTCAGGGTTGCAAAATGTAAAGAGTGGTAACGAAGCAAAGGAAGCAAAGATGCGTGAGAAAAAGCACCTTGATAAGCTAGCGTTGGAATGGTTTGGCTCTACAGAGGATTCACAGAATGCAAGAGATGTACTTGAAAAACTGGAGCCACATACAAATTTGAAGCATCTTGCGATAAAAAACTATGGAGGCACAAGATATCCTACTTGGTTAGGAGATCAGTTGTTTTGCAATATGGCGTCTTTACGTCTGGATAATTGCAACAATTGCTTTTCCTTGCCGCCACTTGGTCAACTGCCCTCTTTGAAGGAGCTAACCATTGCATCGATGCCGGGAATAACGAACGTGGGCCATGAGTTTTATGGGGATAGTGGTTCTTTAAACAAACCGTTTCAATCTCTGGAGACTCTTCTTTTTAAGAAAATGTCAAGGTGGGTGAATTGGTGTATATTAGACGCTGGAGAGTTCTCTCAGCTTAAAAAGCTTGAGGTAATCAATTGTCCCAAGCTCAGACACTTACCGACCAAGTTGCCTTCTCTGGTGGAACTTAAAATACCGAACTGCCCAAAACTTGTGGCTTCACTTCCGAACACTACTTCTATACGCCGGCTAGAGTTACAGGAATGCCAAGGGATGCAGTTGCAGTGGCAAGGTGTTTCTTCTGTAGAAGACCTGACGATTTCAGGCTTTGCAAGTTTGGAGGAATTTCCAAGCGAGCTGGTAACACTAACAAATCTGAAGTCCCTAAGTGTATGGAATTGTCCAAGGCTATATGTCCCACTATCTGACGAGATGAGCCACTGTAATATGTTGCTTGAAAGTTTGAGCTTGCAAAGGTGTGAGAGTCTCAAATCCATCCCACTAGGTTTATTCCCAAAGCTTCGATCTCTAGAAATTGTGGGTTGCAAAAATATGTTATCTTTTCCCGGCCGTGGATTACCTGCTTCAAATCTGAAGGATTTATTGGTCATGGATTGCGAGAAACTGAAGGCTCTGCCAGAACAAATGCACACCCTCCTCCCATCTCTCGAGATTTTAACATTAATTTCTTGTCCAGAAATTGAGTCTTTCCCGGAAAGGAGTCTGCCCtccaaattatattttttaactatccATAGTTGCAAGAAACTTATTGGTGGCCGAAGAGATTGGGGTTTGCAAGCACTACCCTCTCTCACAATGTTTTCGCTGAATGGTGAATCTGAAGATGTGTTGGAGTCGTTCCCCGAGGAGGGGCTGCTGCCCCCCACTCTTACATATCTCGGCATCAAAGATCTGCGGAATCTCAAATCACTCAACGAAATGGCCCTTCAACCTCTTGTCTCTCTCAAACGCATGACAATTGCCGATTGCCCTCAGCTCCAATCCTTATCGGTGGAGAGGCTTCCCACTTCCCTCTCAGAGCTGGAAATTCAGGACTGTCCATTGCTGAAGCCTCGTTGCCGCAGGGAGGAAGGAGAAGACTGGCATAAGATTGCTCACATCCCTCTTGTAACCATCGATGGTGAACCAATCATGGACTAA